A genomic region of Rhipicephalus sanguineus isolate Rsan-2018 chromosome 1, BIME_Rsan_1.4, whole genome shotgun sequence contains the following coding sequences:
- the LOC119379126 gene encoding neprilysin-21 yields MADQGSSSGGRAAGAGGVAASSGGVRPLKAALMAIFSLSLALAIALVVVFTVKNIHRPKFHGEFQAAHLFSWQRQRSGFIYTCTSEHCLKEGEQLQKHVAWTLDPCEDFYDYVCSSTKPASSVRRSAVRHFLREIHDVIDKYSRLGWLKRTRLTNQVSSFYKACKNGHYNSVPEQMEQTLEFLKLSGKDAILEEGLASLAKILQVFPLVHVSVTNRAKNSRECIVLRRPKPFDGDHIFDIPKAFSKTYVPFVKALIGSEQAAHNVKEVDIFLKKFSGLWSESYQKMSEYETTTIDDLKANGLDWRTFLFKLIESARKDHCVVIRSPDYFKHLDKMLRKFTNTQVSDFVKYRAILHLYPFVKLQQSASSTSYQNTSREVCSLLTYRVFNYVFVRHFNSTVRLDVITSAGMKEAILRNSYRSVLDSASEIPMTTVNSIEDEIMSIGPTYFSLMDDVDAYYSVNSFDPDVKNMLLSYVKAKAALSEHYVAAVLKSGETVLDGNLELTSQYDPDTSVLTVPLSIAPLVLKGREFFLESSTVGFVMTRFLYHVFQEKFLFSVDAETEALRGVKGCLEKQYGAIEVGPLNKTLDGQRTLRENMADNVAVTVLHRAYRTSLLFYISTMDALGFQNVFLHFENLPSVSSEQLFYLMFGQSFCDPDEDTERVIDDATWAPAKYRVNVPLSNYEPFSKAFECQPGSKMNPKKKCRAL; encoded by the exons ATGGCGGACCAAGGTTCGTCGTCAGGAGGCCGCGCAGCCGGGGCAGGCGGCGTCGCCGCTTCCAGTGGCGGCGTGCGGCCACTCAAGGCAGCCTTGATGGCCATCTTCTCCTTGTCTCTGGCACTGGCAATCGCTCTAGTAGTCGTCTTCACCGTCAAAAACATCCACAGGCCCAAGTTCCATGGCGAGTTCCAGGCGGCGCACCTGTTCTCGTGGCAGCGGCAGCGCTCTGGTTTCATCTACACGTGTACCTCGGAGCACTGCCTCAAGGAGGGCGAACAGCTTCAGAAGCACGTAGCCTGGACGCTGGACCCGTGCGAAGACTTTTACGACTACGTTTGCTCCAGCACAAAGCCGGCGTCATCGGTGCGCAGATCGGCCGTTAGACACTTTTTGCGTGAGATTCACGATGTCATCGACAAGTACTCACGGTTAGGTTGGCTCAAGCGCACTCGGCTCACCAACCAGGTGTCCTCATTCTACAAGGCGTGCAAGAACGGCCATTACAACTCTGTTCCCGAACAAATGGAGCAGACACTTGAATTCCTCAAGCTGTCTGGCAAAGACGCAATCCTAGAAGAAGGTCTCGCCTCGCTGGCCAAAATTCTACAGGTGTTCCCGCTCGTGCACGTGTCCGTCACGAACAGGGCCAAAAACAGTCGGGAGTGCATCGTGCTTAGGAGGCCCAAGCCGTTTGACGGTGACCACATATTCGACATCCCTAAGGCCTTCTCGAAGACGTACGTCCCATTCGTCAAAGCTCTTATCGGTTCCGAGCAAGCGGCACACAACGTCAAAGAAGTCGACATCTTTCTCAAGAAATTCTCGGGTCTCTGGAGCGAGAGCTACCAGAAAATGTCCGAGTACGAAACGACCACGATCGACGATCTCAAAGCGAATGGGTTGGACTGGAGGACCTTCTTGTTTAAGCTAATAGAGTCTGCACGCAAGGACCACTGCGTTGTCATTCGGTCGCCAGATTACTTCAAGCATCTTGATAAAATGCTCCGAAAGTTCACCAACACCCAAGTCAGTGACTTCGTTAAGTACAGGGCGATTCTCCACCTCTATCCCTTTGTGAAGCTTCAACAGTCTGCCTCATCAACGTCCTACCAGAACACCAGCCGGGAGGTCTGCTCGCTGCTTACTTACAGAGTATTCAACTACGTTTTTGTCCGACATTTCAACTCAACTGTTCGCCTCGATGTCATCACGAGTGCTGGAATGAAAGAAGCCATTTTACGGAACTCGTACAG GAGCGTGCTGGACTCCGCCTCCGAGATCCCTATGACGACAGTGAACAGCATCGAGGACGAGATCATGTCTATCGGGCCCACTTACTTCAGCCTGATGGACGATGTGGATGCCTACTATTCTGTCAACAGCTTCGACCCGGACGTGAAAAACATGCTCCTTTCCTATGTAAAGGCCAAGGCTGCGCTGTCCGAGCACTACGTCGCGGCCGTGCTCAAATCCGGAGAGACCGTTCTGGATGGAAACCTCGAGCTGACTTCGCAGTACGACCCGGACACCAGCGTCCTCACTGTGCCGCTCTCCATCGCGCCGCTCGTGCTGAAGGGCCGCGAGTTCTTCCTCGAATCGTCGACGGTAGGTTTCGTGATGACGCGCTTCCTGTACCACGTGTTCCAGGAAAAGTTCCTCTTCAGCGTGGACGCCGAGACGGAGGCACTTCGGGGCGTCAAAGGTTGCCTGGAGAAACAGTACGGAGCCATCGAGGTGGGCCCGCTAAACAAGACTCTGGACGGCCAGCGCACGCTGCGCGAGAACATGGCCGACAACGTGGCCGTAACTGTGCTCCACAGGGCCTATCGAACCTCACTTCTCTTCTACATATCGACCATGGACGCGCTGGGCTTCCAGAATGTATTCCTCCACTTTGAGAACCTTCCCAGCGTGAGCTCGGAGCAGCTTTTCTACCTGATGTTCGGCCAGTCGTTCTGCGACCCAGACGAGGACACTGAGCGCGTCATCGACGACGCCACTTGGGCGCCGGCAAAGTACCGGGTAAACGTGCCCCTTAGCAACTACGAGCCATTTTCAAAGGCCTTCGAGTGTCAGCCGGGAAGCAAGATGAACCCAAAGAAGAAGTGCCGCGCCTTGTGA